The Methanolobus sp. WCC4 genome includes the window GATGAGATAAAGAAGAACGACCTCTTTTTCAGTTCACCCGGTGTTTCAAGGAAAATGGAACGTCTCATCGAACAATACATAGAGAAGAAGACCAGCAAGAAATGGGATGATCCCTTCGTACTTGAAAAGATAAGGAAGGCCATCCGGAACCAGAAAAACAGCTACTGGAAAGAAGGGAAAGCAAGGAACATAAGCTACGGGAAAGGCTACGATGTACTTGGATACCTTGCATACCAGTTCCCGGTATATTTCGTACAGTTCCAGTACCTGCTCTATGATATGGCAAAGGAAGGACTCCTGCGGGACCGTATGAAGATACTGGATATCGGTTCCGGACCCGGTACTATACCCCTGTCCATCATTGACCTGTACAACCGTCTTGATGATCACAAGGCTGAGATCCACTCGATCGAGCTTTTCGATGAGAATGTGGAAGCCTACAATTTCCTTGTCCCACAATATGCAGCGATACAGTCAAATGTCACTGTGAAAGAACCCATCAGAGCCAACATCAGTGAAGTTGACATCGAAAAGCTACCTGAGAATATCGACCTCATGGTCTTTTCAAATGTGCTGAACGAGATGAAGGACCTTGACCTCCAGCAGAGGACCGCTCTTGTAAAGAAGATGTCAGAGAGATTATCCCCTGATGGCAGTATAGTAATAATAGAACCTGCTGACAAGAACAACTCCATAGAGATGAGAAGGCTCAGCATAATGCTAAAACAAGCCGGCCTTAAGATCTACAGTCCCTGTTCATTCCTCTGGTCCGGCGAATGTACACTGGACAAATGCTGGAGCTTCGAGCAGAAACAGGATATAAAGGCTCCAAGGCTCATGGTGAGAATGGCAGAATGCGACGAACCCTACCGATACATCAATGTGGATATCAAATATTCATACGCGATACTCAGAAAGGATAAACTGGCAAAACAGAGTTTCATCACTCCTGCAAAGTCAAAGTTCGCCCGCATGTCAAAGATAGATACCCATAACCAGAAGCGCATAAATGTGATGTGTTCACTGATGTCGGGAGACCTTGGAGACGAAAAGTACAGTCTCTATCGTATTTGTGACGGTACCTCTAAAAAGGCAGTTTATGCGGTATTGCCCGCCCATAATCTCACAGAGGACAATGAGGTTATCACAAAGGCAGAGTATGGAAGCATACTCAGGATATTCAATGTGCTTGTAAAGTACAATGAAGCCAACGATTCGTACAACCTGCTCATAGGAAAAGGTACTACGATAGAATCAGATTCCTATTCTGAAGCCGAAGAACATTGAGACACACGATTGTAGAAATCGTTTTAAATCAGACGAACATATTACAGGCCGACACGCATATTACACTAATGCTGAATCTGCATGGTGCCTGCGATAACTTCGTGGAATATCCTTACATTCAATCAATAGAACCTGATCCATATGCATAGTAACAGCCCTTCAAGATGTACACCACCTGAGATACTGGCACCTGCCGGAGACCCTGAAGCCCTGAAAGCCTCAATAAAAGGAGGAGCTAATGCAGTTTATCTGGGTGTAGGCGAGTTCAATGCAAGACAGGGTGCAAAGAATTTCTCAATCAGTGAACTCAGGGAGAACATAGAGTTAGCACATTCATACGGTGTCAAGGTATTCCTGGCACTGAACATACCACTCAAACAGAATGAGGTTCAGGATGCCATTGACATAGTTCACAAGGCATATGCTTACAATATAGATGCCATCATACTGGAAGACCTCGGTCTTTTCTTTTTATTGAAAGAGCATTTCCCGGACCTTCCGCTACATGCAAGCACCCAGATGACCATACACAACCCACAGGGTGTTGCCTTCATGGAAGATGCAGGTGCTTCAAGGGTCATTCTTTCAAGGGAACTTACAACGGAACAGGTAAAGAGCATCATCGACCAGACATCCGTTGAGATAGAGATATTCGTCCACGGTGCACTTTGTTACTCATTCTCAGGAAGATGCCTGTTCAGTACAGCCATAACCGACAGAAGTGCGAACAGGGGAGCATGCTTCCAGCCATGCAGACGACCATTTAAGATGTCAGTGGATGGGCAGATAATAGACAGTGAACTTGTCGGTGACTATCCCATCAGTTGTGCAGAACTCTGCACCTTCCCCGGACTTGAAGAGATCATAAGGAGCGGTGTCAAAAGCCTGAAGATCGAAGGAAGGATGAAAAAGCCCGAATATGTGACTGCCAGTGCCAGAACCTATCGTACTGTTGCGGAAAGGATATGCGATACAGGAGAGAACTTCAGTGCAGAAGAACTGGAGGAAATGGAAACCGAACTGGCAAAACTGTTCTACAGGGGATTCACACGAGGTTTCGTACTTGGTAAAGACGATGTCACCCAGCGGAAATACAGTGCTAATTATGGTGCCTATCTCGGTACCGTATCCGGTATAACTAAGTCAGAGGATGAAGGCAGACTCACCATCACCCCTCTTGAGGATATTAAACCCAATGACGGGATCAGCATAAACACGAAGATAAGGATGATAGGATGCCGTATCGACGGAGTTCTTGTTGATGGAAAGCCGGTGGATGTGGCAAAGAAAGGAGAAGAGGCCACCCTTCTGATAAGTCCCAAGACCAGTAAGTCGATCAGGAAAGGTGATGAGGTCTATGTATCCACCGACCCGCAGTTGTTGCAGAGCCTGCAGGATACCGAGCTCTATACCACACCCCTGAAGATAACTCTCCATGCAAGGATAGGAGAGAAACTCAGGGTATCTGTAAAGAGCAGGGACATGGAAACAGAGTCCATAAGCGATTATGAAGTACAGGAAGCAAAAAAAGCACCAACCGACAGGGAACAGATAATAACTTCTCTTGCGAAGCTCGGTGATACTACATTCCACGCAGAGGATATAGTCCTTGATATTGATGATAATATATTCATTCCCCTTGGAGCACTCTCCGGGACCAGAAGGGAAGCTGTGGATGAGCTTTTCAATTCCAGATTCCAGTCACAGGGTCGCAACCGTGCATGTCCTGATGTGTCCACCGGATACAATAGGAAAAAAGGCAATTTGGATTCAGGGAACAACATACCACTTTTGAGTGTAGAGGTATCTGATATCGACTCCGTTATCGTTGCATCAAAATCAGGTGCTGATATAATCTATGCACCGATCGGTCTTTTCAGCGAGATGATGAACGAGGACAATATTCTCAGGGTCAATGGACTGAAAGAGAAGGATATCGAACTTGTCCTTATCACACCACCCATAAGTTTTGAAGAGGAAATGCCTGCGATAAAGGAACTGATGCAACAGGTGGTAGATGCAGGTTTCAGTCTTTCCTGTTCGAACTACGGAACCGTAAGGCTGGCAAACGAACTGAATGCACCCTTCGTTGCCCAGAAGGAGTTCAATCCCTTCAATGCATACACAGTGAACGCTTTCGGGACATCCGGTGCCTATCGCGTCACACTTTCAACTGAACTGAACCTGGAAGAGATCAAGGATGCCTGTGTTGCAAGTGATCCGAAGGTACAGACAGAGATCATTGCCTATGGGCGTGAACTCCTGCTTGTGACAAAGAACGATCTCCTGAAGCCTCTGATCGATGACGGTACTATCAAAGAGGACAGTGAGGTCTTGCTCATTGATAATACCAAAGGCTCATTCCCTGTAAGAAGAGAGAATGAACGTACCCTTATCTACAATTCCACTGTGCTCAATATGCTTGAGGACATTGACAAAATATGCGACTCTGGTGCAGACGTCCTGAGACTGGACCTGTCCCTTTACAACAGCAGAGATGATATCAAGGACATCACGCGTAATTTCAGAAAAGCCCTTGAAGGCAAACAGATAAAGCTGAAGTCCTCACGAGATGAGGAATATGACCAGGGACATTATTTCAAAGGCGTCCTGTAAACTACAGAATGCGATCACAGAACGCTTACGGTCATTGATATTTATAGGTAAAAAAACGAAAGGTGATAATATGGCAAGAGAACTTTCCCCCAGAGATATAGAAGTATTGAAGAAGGTAGCTCCCGAATGTGCAGGACTTGAGTGTGCAGGGTCAAAAGCGCCCTACAGGTCCATACTTCCACCACTCTCCAACCACTTTGCAAAAAGTGAAGAGGATTTCAGGGAACGTATCTCCGCACTCGATGACGATGACCTTGATTACCTGTTGTCACTTATAAAGACCGGAGAGGAAAGTCTTGGTTGCATACCTCCGCACTATATGACAGTCTTCCTTGAATTCATCAGTGAGAAGGTCAGTGAACAGAGTGCAAAAGAGATCATGGACATATATATGGAACTGCAGGAATGTAAGACCGGCAATTCACCGATCTCATTTATCTGAGCTCAACGCTAGTTTTATATAATCTCCTGTTCATCTGAATAGTATATTATAAAAAAGATTTTATAAATTGTTGCAAGGTCAGTTCAATGATCGGTCCCCTCCGGGAAATACTGATCGTGAACGATCCTTTTTTGAAAAGATACCAGAAGTTGCAATGCGGAATATGACGGGGAGTGATAAGTTGTCTGAAAGACCGGCACAGGAATTTGCAAAGGAAGATGGTCCGATCTTTGCTTCAATTGTCAAAAATAGTCCTGATATCTGTGTTGTGAAAGACCTTCAGCTTCGGGTCATAATTGCTAACATGTCTTTTGCCAGAGCTATAGGTGTGAATTCTGTAGAAGAACTTATTGGAAAGACCAATGAGGAACTTTTTGTTGACCCCCATAATTCAGAACTTTCAAAAAGCCATCTGAAGAACGAACTCAAGGCACTAAGACTGAAGCCGGAAGAGTATATTGAATCCGAGGAAACGCTAATCTACCCGGATGGGAAAAAGCATGTTCTTTCTGCCCGAAGGTTCCCGATATTCGATCATGATGGAACACTGATGGGTACAGCGAACATATCCAATGATGTCACTTCCCTTAAGGAGGCTGAAGAGGAACTTCACCAGATGGAAGATTGCCTGAAAAGACTTGCTGATATCATGCACACAAGTCCTGATGCGATCAGTGAATTAAAGGATGCGGGCCTTGCAGATCTGGTGAATAGATGGCTGGACCCAGCCCGGACAACAAGCGATGGTAACAATAGTATCAAAAAGGAACTGGACATCCCGAACGACCCACACATCCTTGACAAAAAGGACCTGATGGAAAGGCTCGATAACGAAGATGTTCGTAACCGTATTATCTCGATCTTCCTGAATGATGCCCCCGGACAATTTGCCAAACTGAAAGGACATCTTGAGAAAGGTGAAATGCAGAAGGTCATGGAGTATGCCCACAAGATAAAAGGTGCATCTGCAAACATCTCGGGAATCGCCCTGAGCAGAATTGCAGGTGAGATCGAACAGTCAGCTAAGTTGGATAACTTTGATGATGTTATGTCTATGATACCGGAACTGGAAAAACAATATTATCTGCTGGAGACCGTCCTTAAAGATCTCTGATCCTTATACAGATACTATTTTCATCTCCATTCAATGGAATACAATTATCGGGCAACAAGGGATATCTGAATTTATCATTTTGATGCCAGGATCGAGGCTATTTTTGTCCCTCATAAGGAAGAAATTGAAAAGCTTTAGGTAGCATCTTTCAATGCATATACTAATAAGTAGCAGTTAACACTTTATTTCAGAATTGTTTGTGCTAACATACATATTTTTATGATATTGTTTAAGTGTTAATTCGAATTTTAACTAATTTTTGAGAAGGCAATCTTAAATAATTTATTTAATACTTAACAATGTGAATGTCAAAAATAAATATCTGTTCACATTGTTAATAAATAAATATATATATTATATTTTTAGGATTATTTAATTATAGCATTGATGCTTTTGAAGAGAGTGCTCCAAAGTGTATCTTTGTGCTACAAAGATTATGATTATTATTAAACAATAGACGGGGTTTATGCAATATGTTCAATAAAGACTGGAAACTCAATTCAGAGATAACAGAAGTTATAAGCAGCTTTATGGAAGGGAACCATGATCCAAGGATCAGGACCCAATCAAAACAGCAGGATCAAAGAACTGCAGATAGTATCAATCTTTTACTTGACGAATTTGCGAATTTAAAGAGCGAACTGGCTACAAAGAAGAACACCGGTGAAGAAATGAATTGTTCGCTCATCCTGAGTGAGGTATCCGCACTTGTTGAAGCAGCCACTGAAGGACGTCTTGATTCAAGGATACAGACCGAATCTTTTACCGGTGAGTCAAAAAAGATGTTCGAACTGCTCAATGAGCTTCTGGATACGATAATAGGACCACTGAATGTCTCTGCTGAATATATCGACCGTATTTCAAAAGGTGATATTCCCGAGAAGATAACGGATGAGTATAAAGGGGATTTCAATGAGATAAAGAACAACCTCAACCAGTGTATAGATGCGGTGAATGCACTTGTAGAGGACTCATTGATGCTATCAGAAGCAGGAGTGGCAGGTCAGCTTGACACAAGGGCAGATGCAGAAAAGCACAATGGGGATTTCAGAAGGGTTGTGGAAGGGGTCAACGACTGTCTGGACGCAGTGATAGGACCATTGAATGTAACGGCAGAATATGTGGACCGAATATCTAAAGGTGATATCCCGGAGAAGATAACAGATGATTACAACGGGGATTTCAACGAGATAAAGAACAACCTCAACCAGTGCATAGATGCAGTGAATGCACTTGTAGAGGACTCGTTGATGTTATCAGAGGCAGGGGTGGCAGGTCAGCTTGACACAAGAGCAGATACAGCAAAACACGCCGGTGATTTCAGAAGGGTTGTGGATGGGGTTAACGGTTGTCTGGATGCAGTGATAGGACCCCTGAACGTAACGGCAGAATATGTGGACCGAATATCAAAGGGTGACATCCCGGAGAAGATAACAGATGATTACAACGGGGATTTCAACGAGATAAAGAACAACCTCAACCAGTGCATAGATGCGGTAAATGCACTTGTAGAGGATTCCCTGATGTTATCTGAAGCAGGAGTGGCAGGATTACTTGACACAAGAGCAGATGCAGCAAAACACAGTGGAGATTTCAGAAGGGTTGTGGAAGGGGTGAACGACTGTCTGGATGCAGTGATAGGACCCCTGAACGTAACGGCAGAATATGTGGACCGTATCTCTAAAGGTGACATTCCTGAAAAGATAACAGATGATTACAACGGGGATTTCAATGAGATCAAGAACAATCTCAATCAGTGTATCGATTCCCTGAATGCCCTCCTTGGAGAGACAGACAATCTTATAGATGCAGCAGTTGCAGGAAAACTTGCAACCAGAGGTGATGCAGGGATGTTCAACGGTAAATTTGCCGACCTTGTTTCCAATATCAACCTTGTCATCGACACCCTGGTAGGTCATATAGACCAGATCCCTGCTCCTTTCATGATAATCGACAACGACTTCAGTATCGCTTATATGAACAGAACAGGTGCCTCTGTTATCGGCAAGGAACCTGTGGAACTGATCGGCCAGAAATGTTACGATAATTTCAGGACATCCGACTGTAATACGGACAAATGTGCCTGCGGAAGAGCAATGAAGACCGGCAGAAGTGAATCCAGTGAGACCGATGCCCATCCCGGAGGCAAGGACCTTGTGATCGAGTACAATGGTGTTCCTATCAGGAACAGGAGTGGAGAGATAATCGGAGCACTTGAGATTGTAATGGATAAGACCGCAGAAAAAACAGCTCTGGAAGAAGCAGGCATAAAGGCAGACTACCTTGAGAAGGTGCCTACACCTGTAATGGTAGTTGACAAAGATTTCAATATCCAGTTCATGAATGGCGTTGGAGCAGCAGCTGTAGGAAGCACGCCTGAAGGATGTGTGGGTCAGAAATGTTTTGACCTGTTCAATACGGGACATTGTAATACGGAAAACTGCCAGGTTGCAAAGGCAATGAAGACAGATTCGATCTGTACGAATGATACTATCGCTAAACTGCCTTCCGGGGAACTTCCTATCAGATACTCGGGTGCTCCTCTGAAGAATGAGGATGGAGAGATCATTGGTGGTCTGGAATATGTCCTTGATATCAGTAAGGAAATGGAGATCACAAAGGGAGTGCATGATCTTGTAGAGGCTGCAATTGCAGGCAGGCTGGATGAACGTGCAGATGCAAGCAGCTTTGAAGGCAACTACAGGCAGATCATAGAAGGCGTGAATGCAACTCTGGATTCTGTCATAGGCCCTCTTAATGTGGCTGCTGAATACATAGACCGCATATCGAAAGGTGACATACCCGAGAAGATCGCTGATGAATATCAGGGAGATTTCAATGAGATAAAGAACAATATCAACCAGTGCATCGATGCGGTGGACCTGCTTGTAAATGATGCGGTGATGCTTGCCAATGCAGGTATTGAAGGAAAGCTCTCAACACGTGCCGACACAGAGAAACATAGTGGTGACTTCAGAAAGATAGTTGAAGGTGTGAACAATTGCCTTGATGCCATAGTTACACCAATAGAAGAGACTTCGAGGGTTATTGAAGAATACTCTTCAGGCAATCTTCACACAAGAGTTGAAATTGAGACCAGAGGCGATCTCAGGAAACTGGCAGATACACTTAATGGCTTCGGCCAGGAACTGCAGGCGATCATTTCGGATTCAAATGCCGTGCTTGATGCAATTGCAAACAATGACCTTACCTGCCACTCCCGGATACAGGGAGCTGGTGAGTTCAGGAAATTCACCGATGGTGTTGAGAATTGTCGCAGGTCCCTGAACGATATAGTCTCAACTGTAATGAAAGATGCACAGAACATTGCTGCAACTGCAGAGCAGATGTCAGGTTCATCAGCCGAGATAGCTACTTCTGCCAATGAGGTCTCAGCTACCGTTGAAGAGATATCCAGAGGAGCACAGGTTCAATCCTCCAAGTCAGAAGAGGTTGCAAGGACAATGGTCGATATGACACAATCGGTCCAGGAAGTGGCAGCTAATTCACAGAGGACAGCAGAGAGCTCTATTGCCTCAAATGAGCTGATACAGAACCTGGGGACTGTAGCCCAGAGTCTCCAGCAAAAGATGAACGGCATAAAAAGTGCATCTGAGGAATCATCACAGCACATAAATGATCTTGCAGAGAAATCCAACCAGATCGGAGAGATCGTTCAACTTATCACAAATATAGCTGACCAGACAAACCTGCTTGCACTCAATGCTGCCATAGAGGCTGCAAGGGCAGGAGAACACGGACGTGGTTTTGCTGTTGTTGCAGATGAGGTCAGGAAACTTGCTGAGGATTCAGGAAATGCAGCAAAGCAGATCGCAACGCTCATTCATGCAATGCAGGAAGGTACTACCAATGCGGTCAGTTCAATGGAACAGGCCAGTTCAGAGGTAGCAACAGGTGCCCAGTCCCTTGATGAGGCCGTAGGTTCGATCGACAGTGTTGTAGAATCCGGGAACACTATCGTTAAAATGGTCCAGGAGATCGCTGCTGCTGCTGAACAGCAATCCGCCTCAATACAGGAGGTCACAGCCTCTATCGAAGAGGTATCCTCCATATCCGAGGAATCTGCTGCAGGTACAGAGGAAGCTTCTGCAGCCGTTGAACAGCAGACAGCATCCATGCAGGAATTGACGGCTTCAGCACAGCAACTGGCAGATGTTGCATCAGAAATGCGCTCTGTTGTTTCTAAATTCAGGATAGACAATGGGAGTAGTGCATCAAGATCATCCCAGATATCAGCTTCCGAAGATGAGATGACAGAGAAAAAGATGCAATATGGTACGTTAATTGTCTGAACCTTACATATTGGATATTCCGGATGTTAGATATCCCGGATATACGACCTCCCGTAAAAATGAAAAACTAGATGTTGCTGAGCTTTTCGTGAAGCTCAGCCATTCCTTTCAATGTGAGATATCCTTTTTTTGTCATCATATAATCCCCGCGTTCGGTCCTCTGTAGTATCATCCCCGTATCCAGCAATTTCTGGATATGGAAGAGAAGGTTCCCTCCACGCAGGCCTGTTATCTTTGAAAGCTCTGAAAAGCTCCGGGTATCAGAGTGCAGCGACCTCATGATCGCAAGACGCTGTTTATTGGCAAACGGTTCACAGACATCGGTGACAACGTCGTCTGAAATATCATTGATATCAATATCATGATCACTGCAGACTTCTTCCTTTGGAGTGTTGAAAGAACGTATCAGCCCCATCTGTTTATCGAAGATCCTTGAAGCTGTCTGAACGCATCCATCGCAATTATCCGTGATCGCAAAACCTTTCAGTTCATCGAACCTTTCACTGAAATTATCCAGGGCCTCTTCGGTTACCCTGTCCTCAAGAAGCAGTAGTGCCATCTCATGAAGAAGATCGGAAAAAGCAGGTTTGCAGATGTCCTTATTTTCACAGTCGATACAGAAGCCTTCGTCAAATGACTCTTTTGTGTCCTTGAGCATGTAGTTCAATATGGGACGAGAGAGATCACCTTTCATTTCCATGAACATGGCATCCTCGCGGTGGTGATTTGAGCGTTCCAGTGCTTTGTTAACATCTATTTTGAGCGATATTATCTCCGACCTGAGGTTCCTGAACTCCTGAAAGAATACTTCTTCAAGGCCATCTTTGCTGTTATGTGTGTTTTTGCTTATTTCGCTGCTCAGACAGATCATCCCTTTTTCGTTCTTTGGTCCTTACATTAAACGGTACATTATTATTGTGTTTAACTATATTAATCTATACCAAAAACCATGATCTGTTCTTTTGATCGATTACAACACAATCAAACATGATATATAGAAAAAAGTTATACGATGTAAGAAGGCTATACAGCAATTACTTTTAAGAAATGAAAAAGGAAGAGACAACTTGATCTGCTCGATACTGGATAATGATCTTTATAAATTGACAATGCAGATGGCAGTCCTTGAGCTATTTCCGGAGGCATCTGCGGAATACAGGTTCACCAATAGAGGGAAGCAACGTTTCACGCAGGCGTTCGTTGGTGAACTGAGAAGGATCATTGATGAGGATATCAGCCGTCTCAGCCTTACTGAGGATGAATACACATGGCTCAGAGCTGAATGTCCGTATTTCAAACCCAGCTATGTCGAGTACCTTAAGAATTATCGTTTCGACCCTTCTGAAGTGACTGTAGGACTGAATGAGGAGTCAGATCTCGATCTTACGATACGGGGTCCCTGGCATAGCAGCATCCTCTGGGAGATCGTCCTTATGGCAACTATCTCAGAACTCTATTTTGAGATGATAGAGACAGACTGGAAGGATGAGATCCACGGTGATATACCCGGTTATGACAATCTCCTGAAGGAATACGAGAAGCTCATGATAAGTATCGCAAGAGAACTTGAGCAGAACAACTGTGGATTCTCCGAGTTCGGAACACGCAGAAGAAGAAGTTTTGAGATACAGGACATCACGGTTGGGAAACTGCACAAATGCAAAACGTTCTCTGGTACAAGCAATGTCTACCTTGCAAAGAAATACGGTGTCAGACCAACCGGGACCATCGGTCATGAATGGATAATGGGAACTTCCGCTCTTATCGGATTGCGCAATGCCAATCTTTTTGCACTTGAGAACTGGGCAAATGTTTACAAAGGTAACCTTGGAATAGCCCTTTCAGATACTTTCGGCTCAGAGCCGTTCTTCAGGAACTTCAACCTGAAACTCTCCAAACTGTACGATGGTGTTCGACATGACAGTGGTGACCCTCTGAAGTTCGCTGACAGGGTGATGGAACACTACAGGAAGATGGGGATCGATCCGATGACAAAGGTCGTCATCTTCAGTGATTCACTCTCTGCTGCAGATGCTATCGAGATCAAGGAACAATGCGAAGGCAGGATCAACTGCATCTTTGGAATTGGTACGAGCCTGACAAACAATCATGAGTTCTTCAGATCAAGCCCGCCTCTTAACATGGTGATCAAACTACATAGCATAGATGAGATACCTGTGGTGAAGCTCAGTGATGATGAAGGAAAAGAAACAGGGGATAGTGACGCTATCCGCGTGGCAAACTACATCTTTGGCAGGAAAGGACTCGATGAATGATATTATCCGACCTCATCAAAGATACGGGGTCAGTTTTGACATTAAGCCAAGAGAGACCATTAAGGACAAATAGACCAGAAACAATGCAAATCCTTTCTTGAGTTCGAGATAAGTGCTATGATTCATATATTTCCCCAATACAATAAAGGACCTGGTCCTATAAATACATTCTTAATTATTGGGGCATAAATATAGAATAATTTTGCGAAGATGATTCTTTTTCACGTTGTTAACAAAGAATATCGTTATCCTTTGCGCTATTGTATACATGAAAAACATAGAATTATAAAAAAGACCGGGGTATTTAGCTCCATAATGACAATAACCCCTCAACAAACATGATCCCAATCCATGCTCATACTCCACTTCAAACATGAGACCAGAATACGGATGCAGATGTGCCTAATTCATAGACAATATCTGAGGGGATGACAGATGAAACGAAATATCCGTGATTCAGGTCTCTGTTGTTATCGTTTTTATTTTACATGTTTGTTGAGTATGAAATAGTACTTTTGTATACTATTTAAATATAT containing:
- the pncB gene encoding nicotinate phosphoribosyltransferase is translated as MICSILDNDLYKLTMQMAVLELFPEASAEYRFTNRGKQRFTQAFVGELRRIIDEDISRLSLTEDEYTWLRAECPYFKPSYVEYLKNYRFDPSEVTVGLNEESDLDLTIRGPWHSSILWEIVLMATISELYFEMIETDWKDEIHGDIPGYDNLLKEYEKLMISIARELEQNNCGFSEFGTRRRRSFEIQDITVGKLHKCKTFSGTSNVYLAKKYGVRPTGTIGHEWIMGTSALIGLRNANLFALENWANVYKGNLGIALSDTFGSEPFFRNFNLKLSKLYDGVRHDSGDPLKFADRVMEHYRKMGIDPMTKVVIFSDSLSAADAIEIKEQCEGRINCIFGIGTSLTNNHEFFRSSPPLNMVIKLHSIDEIPVVKLSDDEGKETGDSDAIRVANYIFGRKGLDE